The proteins below come from a single Rhodanobacter sp. LX-99 genomic window:
- the nrdR gene encoding transcriptional regulator NrdR, which translates to MHCPFCQHEDTRVIDSRLTEDGASVRRRRECEQCGERFNTYETAELKLPTIVKSGERREAFDERKLRVSFERALQKRPVASHDVDSAVRTIINDLRRSGEREVPSRQLGELVMRELKNLDQVAYVRFASVYRKFEDVHAFREEIEKLERDLPGLADLQLPLLGGGKREGK; encoded by the coding sequence ATGCATTGCCCCTTCTGCCAGCACGAAGACACCCGCGTGATCGACTCGCGGCTCACCGAAGACGGTGCCAGCGTGCGTCGTCGGCGCGAGTGCGAGCAGTGCGGCGAGCGCTTCAACACGTACGAAACGGCGGAGCTGAAGTTGCCGACGATCGTGAAGAGCGGCGAGCGGCGCGAGGCGTTCGACGAGCGCAAGCTGCGGGTGAGTTTCGAGCGCGCCTTGCAGAAGCGGCCGGTGGCCAGCCATGACGTGGACAGCGCCGTGCGCACCATCATCAACGACCTGCGCCGCAGCGGCGAGCGCGAGGTGCCGTCGCGCCAGCTCGGCGAACTGGTGATGCGCGAGCTGAAGAACCTCGACCAGGTCGCCTACGTGCGTTTCGCCTCGGTCTACCGCAAGTTCGAGGACGTGCACGCGTTCCGCGAGGAGATCGAGAAGCTGGAGCGCGACCTGCCCGGACTGGCCGACTTGCAGTTGCCCCTGCTCGGCGGCGGCAAGCGTGAAGGCAAGTGA
- the glyA gene encoding serine hydroxymethyltransferase, whose product MFPKDCTIAGYDDELAQAIADEGQRQEDHVELIASENYASPRVMEAQGSKLTNKYAEGYPGKRYYGGCEYVDVAEKLAIERLKQLFDCDYANVQPHSGSQANQAVYFALLQPGDKILGMSLAHGGHLTHGAKVNLSGKILDAVQYGVDENGLVDYDEVERLAVEHQPKMIVAGFSAYSQVMDWARFRAIADKVGAYLFVDMAHVAGLVAAGVYPSPLPHAHVVTSTTHKTLRGPRGGIIVSKGAGEEIEKKLQSIVFPGIQGGPLMHVIAAKAVAFKEALEPEFRAYQAQVVKNAKAMAKTFVARGYKIVSGGTENHLMLVDLIGRDVTGKAAEEALGKAHITVNKNAVPNDPRKPFVTSGLRVGTPAVTTRGYMEADVTELANWICDVLDAPADEAVIARVRGNVTAQCKKFPVYG is encoded by the coding sequence ATGTTCCCCAAGGACTGCACGATTGCCGGTTACGACGACGAACTGGCCCAGGCCATCGCCGATGAAGGCCAGCGCCAGGAAGATCACGTCGAGCTGATCGCCTCGGAGAACTACGCCAGCCCGCGGGTGATGGAAGCGCAGGGCTCCAAGCTCACCAACAAGTACGCCGAAGGTTATCCGGGCAAGCGCTACTACGGCGGTTGCGAGTACGTGGACGTCGCCGAGAAGCTGGCGATCGAGCGGCTCAAGCAGCTGTTCGACTGCGACTACGCCAACGTGCAGCCGCACTCCGGTTCGCAGGCGAACCAGGCGGTGTACTTCGCGCTGCTGCAGCCGGGCGACAAGATCCTCGGCATGAGCCTGGCCCACGGCGGCCATCTCACCCACGGCGCCAAGGTGAACCTTTCCGGCAAGATCCTCGACGCGGTGCAGTACGGCGTCGACGAGAACGGCCTGGTCGACTACGACGAGGTCGAGCGCCTCGCCGTCGAGCATCAGCCGAAGATGATCGTGGCCGGGTTCTCCGCCTATTCGCAGGTGATGGACTGGGCGCGTTTCCGCGCCATCGCCGACAAGGTCGGCGCCTACCTGTTCGTCGACATGGCCCACGTCGCCGGCCTCGTCGCCGCCGGCGTGTACCCGAGCCCGCTGCCGCACGCGCACGTGGTCACCTCGACCACCCACAAGACTTTGCGCGGGCCGCGCGGCGGCATCATCGTGAGCAAGGGCGCGGGCGAGGAGATCGAGAAGAAGCTGCAGTCGATCGTGTTCCCCGGTATCCAGGGCGGCCCGCTGATGCACGTGATCGCGGCCAAGGCGGTCGCGTTCAAGGAAGCGCTGGAACCCGAGTTCAGGGCCTACCAGGCCCAGGTGGTGAAGAACGCCAAGGCGATGGCGAAGACCTTCGTCGCGCGCGGCTACAAGATCGTCTCCGGCGGCACCGAGAACCACCTGATGCTGGTCGACCTGATCGGCCGCGACGTCACCGGCAAGGCCGCCGAGGAAGCGCTGGGCAAGGCGCACATCACCGTCAACAAGAACGCCGTGCCGAACGACCCGCGCAAGCCGTTCGTCACCTCCGGCCTGCGCGTGGGCACCCCGGCCGTCACCACCCGCGGCTACATGGAGGCGGACGTGACCGAACTGGCGAACTGGATCTGCGACGTGCTGGATGCGCCCGCCGACGAGGCGGTGATCGCCCGCGTGCGCGGGAACGTCACGGCGCAGTGCAAGAAGTTTCCGGTGTATGGCTGA
- the ettA gene encoding energy-dependent translational throttle protein EttA, protein MSSQYIFTMNGVSKTVPPKRQIIKDISLSFFPGAKIGLLGVNGAGKSTVLRIMAGVDKDFQGEARAQPGTKIGYLAQEPDLNPAKTVREVVEEGVSEILDAQKRLEEVYTAYAEEGADFDKLAKEQEKLENLLAANDAHALERQLEVAADALRLPAWDAIIGPLSGGEKRRVALCRLLLSKPDMLLLDEPTNHLDAESVDWLEKFLHDYPGTVVAVTHDRYFLDNAAEWILELDRGRGIPWKGNYTEWLEQKDARLKQEANQEKSRQKAIAKELEWVRSAAKGRQSKGKARLARFEELNSVDYQRRNETNEIFIPPGERLGQEVIEFKNVTKSFGDRVLIEDLSFKVPPGAIIGVIGPNGAGKSTLMKMIMGKETPDSGEVKLGHTTKLAYVDQSRDALDPKNNVWQEVSGGSDILTIGNFEIQSRAYIGRFNFKGTDQQKIVGSLSGGERGRLHMAKTLLQGGNVLLLDEPSNDLDVETLRALEDALLEFPGSAIVISHDRWFLDRIATHIIAFEGDSHVEFFPGNYNEYEADKKRRLGEEGAQPHRVKYKKLA, encoded by the coding sequence ATGAGCTCGCAGTACATCTTCACCATGAACGGGGTCAGCAAGACCGTCCCGCCGAAGCGCCAGATCATCAAGGACATCTCGCTCAGCTTTTTCCCCGGCGCCAAGATCGGCCTGCTCGGCGTCAACGGCGCGGGCAAGTCCACCGTGCTGCGCATCATGGCCGGCGTCGACAAGGACTTCCAGGGCGAGGCGCGCGCGCAGCCGGGCACCAAGATCGGCTACCTGGCGCAGGAGCCGGACCTGAACCCGGCAAAGACCGTGCGCGAAGTGGTCGAGGAAGGCGTGTCGGAAATCCTCGATGCGCAGAAACGGCTGGAAGAGGTCTACACCGCCTACGCCGAGGAAGGCGCCGACTTCGACAAGCTGGCGAAGGAGCAGGAAAAGCTCGAGAACCTGCTGGCCGCCAACGATGCGCATGCGCTGGAGCGCCAGCTGGAAGTGGCCGCCGACGCACTGCGCCTGCCGGCATGGGACGCGATCATCGGCCCGCTGTCCGGTGGCGAGAAGCGCCGCGTGGCGCTGTGCCGCCTGCTGCTGTCCAAGCCGGACATGCTGCTGCTGGACGAGCCGACCAACCATCTGGACGCCGAGTCGGTGGACTGGCTGGAAAAATTCCTGCACGACTATCCCGGCACCGTGGTGGCGGTCACCCATGACCGCTACTTCCTCGACAACGCCGCCGAGTGGATCCTCGAACTCGACCGCGGCCGCGGCATTCCGTGGAAGGGCAACTACACCGAATGGCTGGAGCAGAAGGACGCCCGCCTGAAGCAGGAAGCGAACCAGGAGAAGTCGCGCCAGAAGGCGATCGCGAAGGAGCTGGAGTGGGTGCGTTCGGCCGCCAAGGGCCGCCAGTCCAAGGGCAAGGCCCGCCTGGCCCGCTTCGAGGAACTGAACTCGGTCGACTACCAGCGCCGCAACGAGACCAACGAGATCTTCATCCCGCCGGGCGAGCGCCTGGGCCAGGAAGTGATCGAGTTCAAGAACGTGACCAAGTCGTTCGGCGACCGCGTGCTGATCGAGGACCTGTCGTTCAAGGTGCCGCCGGGCGCCATCATCGGCGTGATCGGCCCGAACGGTGCCGGCAAATCCACCCTGATGAAGATGATCATGGGCAAGGAAACGCCGGATTCGGGCGAGGTGAAGCTGGGCCATACCACCAAGCTCGCCTACGTCGACCAGTCGCGCGACGCGCTCGACCCGAAGAACAACGTGTGGCAGGAAGTCTCCGGCGGCTCGGACATCCTCACCATCGGCAACTTCGAGATCCAGTCGCGCGCCTACATCGGCCGCTTCAACTTCAAGGGCACCGACCAGCAGAAGATCGTCGGCAGCCTGTCCGGCGGCGAGCGCGGCCGCCTGCACATGGCCAAGACCCTGCTGCAGGGCGGCAACGTGCTGCTGCTCGACGAGCCGTCCAACGACCTCGACGTGGAAACCCTGCGCGCGCTGGAAGACGCCCTGCTCGAATTCCCCGGCTCGGCGATCGTGATCTCGCATGACCGCTGGTTCCTCGACCGCATCGCCACCCACATCATCGCGTTCGAAGGCGACTCGCACGTGGAGTTCTTCCCCGGCAACTACAACGAGTACGAGGCCGACAAGAAGCGCCGCCTCGGCGAGGAAGGCGCGCAACCGCACCGCGTGAAATACAAGAAGCTGGCTTGA
- the pyrF gene encoding orotidine-5'-phosphate decarboxylase, with the protein MHFMQSLQQAWIRNDSLVCVGLDPEPAKFPAHLRDAPDAVFDFCRTIVDATADLVCAFKPQIAHFAALRAEDALERLIAHIHAKHPGVPVILDAKRGDIGSTAQHYASEAFERYQADAVTLNPYLGRDSIQPFLDRSDKGVILLCRTSNPGGADFQALDCGGMPLYLRVAETIARDWNAHGNCALVTGATWPEELGKVRAAVGDMPLLVPGIGAQGGDVEAVLRHGRNADGTGLLISSSRAILYAGHGEDFAATARAAAGGLRDTINRCRRG; encoded by the coding sequence ATGCACTTCATGCAATCCCTGCAGCAAGCCTGGATCCGCAACGACTCGCTGGTCTGCGTCGGCCTCGATCCGGAACCGGCGAAATTCCCCGCGCATCTGCGCGACGCGCCCGACGCGGTGTTCGATTTCTGCCGCACCATCGTCGACGCCACCGCCGACCTGGTCTGCGCGTTCAAGCCGCAGATCGCGCACTTCGCCGCGCTGCGCGCCGAAGACGCGCTGGAACGCCTGATCGCGCACATCCACGCGAAGCATCCCGGCGTGCCGGTGATCCTCGACGCCAAGCGCGGCGACATCGGCAGCACCGCGCAGCACTACGCCAGCGAGGCGTTCGAGCGCTACCAGGCCGACGCGGTGACGCTGAACCCGTATCTCGGCCGCGACTCGATCCAGCCGTTCCTCGATCGCTCCGACAAGGGCGTGATCCTGCTCTGCCGCACCTCCAATCCCGGCGGCGCGGATTTCCAGGCGCTGGACTGCGGCGGCATGCCGCTCTATCTGCGCGTGGCCGAAACCATTGCCCGCGACTGGAACGCGCACGGCAACTGCGCGCTCGTGACCGGCGCCACCTGGCCGGAAGAACTGGGCAAGGTGCGCGCGGCGGTCGGCGACATGCCGCTGCTGGTACCCGGCATCGGTGCCCAGGGCGGCGACGTGGAAGCGGTGCTGCGCCACGGCCGCAATGCCGACGGCACCGGCCTGCTGATCAGCTCGTCCCGCGCGATCCTGTACGCCGGCCACGGCGAGGATTTCGCTGCGACCGCCCGTGCCGCCGCCGGCGGACTGCGCGACACCATCAATCGCTGCCGGCGCGGCTGA